The proteins below are encoded in one region of Bacillota bacterium:
- a CDS encoding radical SAM protein: MPADVALVVPPRRRRLFREDAGEALGVEYLAAVLRQRGHQVGVYDATLLGWDTARLARQLLAERPGLIGLSLVLPRMVREGIRLAVLLRRGGYRGLVVAGGYTPSLAYREFLGQAAGVDMVVVGEGEATFAELVDRLRDGDPAALEIPGVARRDADGSPALAPGRALVDVDGLPLPDRDLLPAVLARGEPAAVYSSRGCWARCGFCAIAAFYGLGRGPRWRGRSPENVVEELGRLVRDHGVGQVNFVDDNWVGPGEKGRQRAFSFADLLEKQPWRVEFMVSARPEDVEPGLFRRLGQVGLRRVFLGMESGVQAALDRMSKGITVADNLRALCVLEELGLEAVPGFILFDHGTTLGELEENLAFLARTGILSRAFNSRMDVLNRLEVYPGTPVEEELRARSRLRGDYLDYRYAFADWRVALAYRLGRWAYRLSGVRRRR, encoded by the coding sequence TTGCCAGCTGATGTAGCACTGGTGGTGCCGCCCCGGCGGCGCCGGCTTTTCCGGGAGGACGCCGGTGAGGCCCTGGGCGTGGAGTACCTGGCGGCCGTGCTCCGCCAGCGCGGGCACCAGGTAGGGGTGTATGATGCCACCCTGCTGGGGTGGGATACCGCGCGTCTGGCCCGCCAGCTCCTGGCGGAGCGGCCCGGGCTGATCGGGCTGTCCCTGGTGTTACCCCGCATGGTGCGCGAGGGTATCCGTCTGGCCGTTCTCTTGCGCCGGGGTGGGTACCGCGGCCTGGTGGTGGCAGGAGGGTACACCCCCAGCCTGGCCTACCGGGAGTTTCTGGGCCAGGCCGCCGGGGTGGACATGGTGGTGGTGGGCGAGGGAGAGGCGACCTTTGCCGAACTCGTGGATCGGTTACGGGACGGCGATCCGGCGGCGCTGGAGATCCCGGGGGTTGCCCGCCGGGACGCCGACGGTTCCCCGGCGCTCGCCCCCGGCCGGGCCCTGGTGGACGTGGATGGCCTTCCCCTTCCGGACCGGGATCTGCTTCCGGCCGTGCTGGCCCGGGGGGAGCCGGCCGCCGTCTACTCCTCTCGTGGGTGCTGGGCCCGCTGTGGTTTTTGCGCCATCGCGGCGTTTTACGGACTGGGGCGGGGACCTCGGTGGAGGGGGCGGAGCCCGGAGAACGTGGTGGAGGAGCTCGGCCGCCTGGTGCGCGACCACGGGGTGGGACAGGTGAACTTCGTGGACGACAACTGGGTGGGTCCGGGGGAGAAGGGCCGCCAGCGGGCCTTTTCCTTTGCCGATCTTCTGGAGAAACAGCCCTGGCGGGTAGAGTTCATGGTTTCCGCCCGGCCGGAAGATGTGGAGCCCGGGCTTTTTCGCCGCCTGGGGCAGGTGGGTCTGCGGCGGGTGTTCCTGGGCATGGAGTCGGGGGTGCAGGCGGCCCTGGACAGGATGAGCAAAGGGATCACGGTGGCCGACAACCTGCGGGCCCTGTGTGTCCTGGAAGAGCTGGGCCTGGAGGCCGTGCCCGGCTTCATCCTCTTCGACCACGGTACCACCCTGGGGGAGCTGGAGGAGAATCTGGCCTTCCTGGCCCGCACGGGCATCCTGTCCCGGGCGTTCAACAGCCGCATGGACGTGCTCAACCGGCTGGAGGTGTACCCGGGCACTCCCGTCGAAGAGGAGTTGCGCGCTCGCAGCCGGCTCAGAGGCGATTACCTGGACTACCGGTATGCCTTTGCCGACTGGCGGGTGGCTCTGGCGTATCGCCTGGGAAGGTGGGCCTACCGCCTGAGCGGCGTCCGCAGGAGGCGGTGA